In Plodia interpunctella isolate USDA-ARS_2022_Savannah chromosome 19, ilPloInte3.2, whole genome shotgun sequence, a genomic segment contains:
- the mtg gene encoding uncharacterized protein mtg isoform X2 — MEPTRFFYIGCTLLLAVLIDVVQSTCVLESDFGFKINCAFKKSGLFRVRNLGGLKAHASIGFSLGDELGFEQSLTNLDPSRRRSVNLRNGAPNIVGDATPRPAGKQEKRGKQNRIMMRPMAPASRPNQAAMDKLSTLHRRIPSTMQPIVVPSAEPPKTISRISTGSGQGITLAKPVPMGVPPFKPLPPKEDTLKVVPIAAAANKVYTPLQIPQSKGPGLAYQNPVPKQVHDIANAYNTKKIDDYNTITGYGDDTTLKFNKEDINSKIAEIARAGNISMEAVEAAIALRQQQLLNKYANFEVPSSTTTTTTTTTTTEKPVVFQAQPEPEIVVSSIVQKPKRNPTIGKVMNAPREYYPVGYEKNFDDQFQSKVDLPETMFHCGDQKYFPGLYGDESLGCMVFHVCALTDDGLVMKSFLCPESTLFDQTILKCNWWFYVDCKNTRRLYDTNIPVSKSYQLMKALTFFSSYKKEMQDDGRPTNPEEVEGIKEAITILENQDARPVQGNGSNNIQIVTPQPIVVDERSNAKIDPTGPSPVYRATRNFNVSNNANGFKRSPSKMNKEEPNSSEYKFITVNAGINFNKSDDISKEKKSSRYSSAENTSKSSSAENTSRFSSVERKYRRRMTLKNSTTTTIKPVESTTSSVDIKQENQPTEKFTITEVIQEKLTDQLEPNHKYDSFLVESQNLPPVKRFYRSSAESSKEEKEMAMINNEKVQIVRPTSMARLVGEYQTPTATIAKLDEAVLGKPKNKKSTISIVTPEIHKDRYNPTGDQT, encoded by the exons aCGTCGTGCAATCAACGTGTGTTCTGGAATCGGATTTCGGTTTCAAAATCAACTGCGCTTTCAAAAAGTCCGGCCTGTTTCGCGTGAGGAACTTAGGAGGGCTTAAAGCTCACGCCAGTATTG GCTTTAGCCTTGGAGACGAGCTGGGCTTCGAGCAGTCTCTCACGAACCTGGACCCGAGCAGACGTCGGTCGGTCAACCTCAGGAATGGAGCACCCAACATCGTCGGAGACGCTACCCCGCGCCCCGCCGGGAAACAAGAG aaaCGCGGCAAGCAAAATAGGATAATGATGAGGCCCATGGCCCCGGCCAGTCGTCCAAACCAAGCAGCCATGGACAAACTATCCACCCTACACCGCAGGATACCCAGTACCATGCAGCCCATTGTCGTACCCTCAGCAGAACCACCAAAGACAATATCTAGAATAAGCACCGGCAGCGGACAAGGCATAACACTCGCCAAGCCTGTGCCCATGGGAGTCCCGCCTTTCAAGCCACTACCACCCAAAGAAGACACCCTAAAAGTTGTTCCAATCGCCGCAGCCGCCAATAAAGTCTACACTCCATTGCAGATCCCTCAGTCAAAAGGACCAGGACTCGCATACCAAA aCCCGGTCCCTAAGCAAGTCCACGACATCGCTAATGCTTACAATACGAAGAAGATTGATGACTACAACACGATCACTGGTTACGGCGATGATACGACTCTTAAGTTCAACAAAGAAGATATAAATTCGAAGATAGCGGAGATAGCGAGAGCTGGTAATATTTCAATGGAAGCGGTAGAAGCAGCAATTGCGTTGAGACAACAGCAGCTATTGAATAAGTACGCAAACTTCGAGGTGCCGTCATCGACGACGACAACGACAACGACAACTACGACAACAGAGAAGCCGGTTGTGTTCCAGGCTCAGCCTGAACCGGAAATTGTCGTATCTTCTATAGTTCAGAAACCAAAGag GAACCCAACCATCGGCAAAGTGATGAACGCTCCTCGTGAGTACTACCCGGTGGGGTACGAGAAGAACTTCGACGACCAGTTCCAGTCCAAGGTGGACTTGCCCGAGACCATGTTCCACTGCGGTGATCAGAAGTACTTCCCTGGACTGTATGGGGACGAGAGCCTTGGATGTATG GTGTTCCACGTCTGTGCCTTGACGGACGATGGCCTCGTGATGAAATCTTTCCTATGCCCAGAGTCGACGCTCTTCGACCAAACTATCCTCAAGTGCAACTGGTGGTTCTACGTCGACTGTAAGAATACTCGTCGTCTGTACGATACCAACATCCCTGTGTCTAAGAGCTACCAGCTCATGAAAGCCTTGACTTTCTTTTCATCGTACAAGAAGGAGATGCAAGATGATg GTCGCCCAACAAATCCCGAGGAAGTAGAAGGCATAAAAGAGGCTATAACTATACTAGAAAATCAAGATGCCAGGCCGGTTCAAGGGAATGGATCTAATAATATCCAAATAGTCACTCCTCAACCTATTGTAGTTGATGAAAGAAGCAACGCTAAAATTGATCCCACAGGACCATCACCCGTTTACCGTGCTACAAGAAATTTCAACGTTTCGAACAACGCAAATGGTTTCAAAAGAAGTCCAtcaaaaatgaataaagaagAGCCAAATAGTTCagagtataaatttattacagtgAATGCTGgtataaactttaataaaagtgATGATATTTCAAAGGAAAAGAAATCTTCTAGATATAGCTCAGCAGAAAATACTTCAAAATCTAGTTCAGCAGAGAATACTTCTAGATTCAGCTCTGTcgaaagaaaatatagaagaCGTATGACACTGAAAAATAGCACCACAACAACTATCAAACCTGTTGAATCTACAACATCTTCAGTAGATATCAAGCAGGAAAATCAACCCACAGAAAAGTTTACTATCACAGAAGTGATACAAGAAAAGTTGACTGATCAGCTCGAACCAAATCATAAATATGATTCATTTTTAGTAGAATCACAAAACTTACCACCAGTCAAGAGATTTTATAGATCAAGTGCTGAAAGTagtaaagaagaaaaagaaatggctatgataaataatgaaaaggtGCAAATAGTAAGGCCTACATCTATGGCTAGACTTGTAGGAGAGTATCAAACTCCTACGGCTACAATAGCTAAGTTAGATGAGGCAGTGTTAGGTAAGCCAAAAAATAAGAAGTCTACAATCTCAATTGTAACCCCTGAAATTCACAAAGATCGGTAtaatccgaccggggatcaaacgtag
- the mtg gene encoding uncharacterized protein mtg isoform X1 has protein sequence MEPTRFFYIGCTLLLAVLIDVVQSTCVLESDFGFKINCAFKKSGLFRVRNLGGLKAHASIGFSLGDELGFEQSLTNLDPSRRRSVNLRNGAPNIVGDATPRPAGKQEKRGKQNRIMMRPMAPASRPNQAAMDKLSTLHRRIPSTMQPIVVPSAEPPKTISRISTGSGQGITLAKPVPMGVPPFKPLPPKEDTLKVVPIAAAANKVYTPLQIPQSKGPGLAYQSENYPQSPTSHSQVSKMVSQMTAVQFSPQLLRITPAPIIINTPKLYSVPMPTTVNPFVPMPVAPPPTQAISIIPAPVLKQSIQTHPSTYSQHFIQNPISNFIDPVPKQVHDIANAYNTKKIDDYNTITGYGDDTTLKFNKEDINSKIAEIARAGNISMEAVEAAIALRQQQLLNKYANFEVPSSTTTTTTTTTTTEKPVVFQAQPEPEIVVSSIVQKPKRNPTIGKVMNAPREYYPVGYEKNFDDQFQSKVDLPETMFHCGDQKYFPGLYGDESLGCMVFHVCALTDDGLVMKSFLCPESTLFDQTILKCNWWFYVDCKNTRRLYDTNIPVSKSYQLMKALTFFSSYKKEMQDDGRPTNPEEVEGIKEAITILENQDARPVQGNGSNNIQIVTPQPIVVDERSNAKIDPTGPSPVYRATRNFNVSNNANGFKRSPSKMNKEEPNSSEYKFITVNAGINFNKSDDISKEKKSSRYSSAENTSKSSSAENTSRFSSVERKYRRRMTLKNSTTTTIKPVESTTSSVDIKQENQPTEKFTITEVIQEKLTDQLEPNHKYDSFLVESQNLPPVKRFYRSSAESSKEEKEMAMINNEKVQIVRPTSMARLVGEYQTPTATIAKLDEAVLGKPKNKKSTISIVTPEIHKDRYNPTGDQT, from the exons aCGTCGTGCAATCAACGTGTGTTCTGGAATCGGATTTCGGTTTCAAAATCAACTGCGCTTTCAAAAAGTCCGGCCTGTTTCGCGTGAGGAACTTAGGAGGGCTTAAAGCTCACGCCAGTATTG GCTTTAGCCTTGGAGACGAGCTGGGCTTCGAGCAGTCTCTCACGAACCTGGACCCGAGCAGACGTCGGTCGGTCAACCTCAGGAATGGAGCACCCAACATCGTCGGAGACGCTACCCCGCGCCCCGCCGGGAAACAAGAG aaaCGCGGCAAGCAAAATAGGATAATGATGAGGCCCATGGCCCCGGCCAGTCGTCCAAACCAAGCAGCCATGGACAAACTATCCACCCTACACCGCAGGATACCCAGTACCATGCAGCCCATTGTCGTACCCTCAGCAGAACCACCAAAGACAATATCTAGAATAAGCACCGGCAGCGGACAAGGCATAACACTCGCCAAGCCTGTGCCCATGGGAGTCCCGCCTTTCAAGCCACTACCACCCAAAGAAGACACCCTAAAAGTTGTTCCAATCGCCGCAGCCGCCAATAAAGTCTACACTCCATTGCAGATCCCTCAGTCAAAAGGACCAGGACTCGCATACCAAAGTGAGAATTACCCACAAAGCCCAACATCACACAGTCAAGTATCAAAAATGGTTTCGCAAATGACCGCGGTACAGTTCTCGCCACAGCTACTCAGAATAACACCAGCGCCAATCATCATTAACACGCCAAAACTTTACTCCGTACCCATGCCCACTACTGTCAATCCATTCGTTCCAATGCCTGTCGCGCCTCCACCCACACAAGCCATATCAATAATACCTGCACCAGTATTGAAACAATCCATTCAAACACATCCATCAACCTATTCTCAACACTTTATCCAAAATcctatttctaattttatagaCCCGGTCCCTAAGCAAGTCCACGACATCGCTAATGCTTACAATACGAAGAAGATTGATGACTACAACACGATCACTGGTTACGGCGATGATACGACTCTTAAGTTCAACAAAGAAGATATAAATTCGAAGATAGCGGAGATAGCGAGAGCTGGTAATATTTCAATGGAAGCGGTAGAAGCAGCAATTGCGTTGAGACAACAGCAGCTATTGAATAAGTACGCAAACTTCGAGGTGCCGTCATCGACGACGACAACGACAACGACAACTACGACAACAGAGAAGCCGGTTGTGTTCCAGGCTCAGCCTGAACCGGAAATTGTCGTATCTTCTATAGTTCAGAAACCAAAGag GAACCCAACCATCGGCAAAGTGATGAACGCTCCTCGTGAGTACTACCCGGTGGGGTACGAGAAGAACTTCGACGACCAGTTCCAGTCCAAGGTGGACTTGCCCGAGACCATGTTCCACTGCGGTGATCAGAAGTACTTCCCTGGACTGTATGGGGACGAGAGCCTTGGATGTATG GTGTTCCACGTCTGTGCCTTGACGGACGATGGCCTCGTGATGAAATCTTTCCTATGCCCAGAGTCGACGCTCTTCGACCAAACTATCCTCAAGTGCAACTGGTGGTTCTACGTCGACTGTAAGAATACTCGTCGTCTGTACGATACCAACATCCCTGTGTCTAAGAGCTACCAGCTCATGAAAGCCTTGACTTTCTTTTCATCGTACAAGAAGGAGATGCAAGATGATg GTCGCCCAACAAATCCCGAGGAAGTAGAAGGCATAAAAGAGGCTATAACTATACTAGAAAATCAAGATGCCAGGCCGGTTCAAGGGAATGGATCTAATAATATCCAAATAGTCACTCCTCAACCTATTGTAGTTGATGAAAGAAGCAACGCTAAAATTGATCCCACAGGACCATCACCCGTTTACCGTGCTACAAGAAATTTCAACGTTTCGAACAACGCAAATGGTTTCAAAAGAAGTCCAtcaaaaatgaataaagaagAGCCAAATAGTTCagagtataaatttattacagtgAATGCTGgtataaactttaataaaagtgATGATATTTCAAAGGAAAAGAAATCTTCTAGATATAGCTCAGCAGAAAATACTTCAAAATCTAGTTCAGCAGAGAATACTTCTAGATTCAGCTCTGTcgaaagaaaatatagaagaCGTATGACACTGAAAAATAGCACCACAACAACTATCAAACCTGTTGAATCTACAACATCTTCAGTAGATATCAAGCAGGAAAATCAACCCACAGAAAAGTTTACTATCACAGAAGTGATACAAGAAAAGTTGACTGATCAGCTCGAACCAAATCATAAATATGATTCATTTTTAGTAGAATCACAAAACTTACCACCAGTCAAGAGATTTTATAGATCAAGTGCTGAAAGTagtaaagaagaaaaagaaatggctatgataaataatgaaaaggtGCAAATAGTAAGGCCTACATCTATGGCTAGACTTGTAGGAGAGTATCAAACTCCTACGGCTACAATAGCTAAGTTAGATGAGGCAGTGTTAGGTAAGCCAAAAAATAAGAAGTCTACAATCTCAATTGTAACCCCTGAAATTCACAAAGATCGGTAtaatccgaccggggatcaaacgtag
- the LOC128678356 gene encoding uncharacterized protein LOC128678356: MRLLVCLLLTVSVWGFPDKRALETQLSQQLSPLTQQLEHNQAKPRQAQRDCKGKCVTSIAQKAAAEAKAAQAAQNAAGAQAAHMVKTQLAEKALQAAKAAEAALAGKQSVVEQLQQEVKEAEAVVAENTGAVRQQQGTVAAAVQAAQQATTQHKLMIQATQLACQLEKSAHSVLEKTKIGLQEKCHNLSEARARLAHLQHKLQCACAECSATRQAAHTACEAARAACGNARKKKHISKVQNTIESR; the protein is encoded by the exons ATGAGACTATTGGTGTGTTTGTTGCTGACAGTGTCAGTGTGGGGGTTCCCGGACAAGAGGGCGTTAGAGACACAGTTGTCGCAGCAATTATCGCCGCTGACACAGCAGTTGGAGCACAATCAGGCGAAGCCGAGGCAAGCGCAAAGAGACTGTAAAGGGAAGTGTGTGACCAGTATAGCCCAGAAGGCAGCGGCCGAGGCTAAGGCAGCCCAGGCAGCCCAGAACGCAGCTGGAGCGCAGGCAGCTCACATg GTTAAAACTCAATTAGCAGAGAAAGCGCTTCAAGCAGCGAAGGCAGCTGAAGCAGCGCTTGCTGGTAAGCAGTCAGTGGTGGAACAACTACAACAAGAAGTGAAGGAAGCTGAAGCGGTCGTCGCTGAAAACACCGGAGCTGTGAGGCAGCAACAGGGTACAGTCGCTGCTGCGGTGCAAGCGGCCCAACAGGCAACCACACAG CACAAACTTATGATCCAAGCTACACAGCTGGCCTGCCAGTTGGAGAAGTCAGCTCACTCAGTCTTAGAGAAGACGAAGATAGGACTCCAGGAGAAATGTCACAATCTGTCTGAAGCCAGAGCTAGATTAGCTCACCTACAACACAAGCTGCAATGCGCGTGCGCCGAGTGCTCGGCCACGAGGCAGGCAGCCCACACAGCTTGCGAAGCCGCAAGAGCAGCTTGCGGCAATGCCCGAAAGAAAAAACACATTAGTAAAGTACAAAATACGATAGAAAGTAGGTAA
- the LOC128678355 gene encoding uncharacterized protein LOC128678355 yields the protein MRSVLVCCVILTITISASCFTRKSHPIKATQIRCNKKLMKRDAVVLLDTPPLDIDPVYKIHPIIAFRRLSRSRLTPRPIQSPRVHKSTKKYRKPIKPNHTPNKAYRKRVKSKYYRKRVLAKNKNYPPKHIPHYSIYQSEGFGEPPSDLKSYSKNQAYETRQKPYKEVTDSYGEPIKSSNIDHYPPIQHNQFHKEPDLRPGVGSWQEYEQPNDNAYAFSKKFPEQKKPGTFEIPDIDDEEDMKLDNSYYYYWLQDKPSFNMEQSKLVRMPWKVTKRIREDDDLLVGGQYAEPPGRYVPKFQPSAPMIDNDDDFSPPRRVNPDAAQSATISPYVNYKHSNMAFSPQNLNDAFSIVEK from the exons ATGAGGAGCGTGTTAGTGTGTTGTGTGATTCTAACG atcaCAATATCCGCTTCGTGTTTCACAAGAAAATCTCACCCAATTAAAGCAACACAGATAAGATGcaataagaaattaatgaaaCGAGATGCAGTAGTATTATTAGATACTCCACCTTTAGATATAGACccagtttataaaatacatccTATAATAGCATTCAGACGGCTATCAAGATCTAGGTTGACACCCCGGCCTATACAGTCTCCAAGAGTTCACAAGTCAACAAAGAAATACAGGAAACCAATCAAACCAAATCATACCCCGAACAAGGCTTATAGGAAAAgagtaaaatctaaatattacaGGAAAAGGGTGCttgcaaaaaacaaaaactaccCACCGAAACACATACCACATTATTCAATTTACCAAAGTGAAGGATTTGGTGAGCCACCGTCAGATTTAAAATCGTACAGTAAAAATCAAGCATACGAAACACGCCAAAAACCTTATAAAGAAGTTACAGATTCGTACGGAGAGCCAATAAAATCAAGCAATATTGATCATTATCCACCAATCCAGCACAATCAATTCCATAAAGAACCAGATTTAAGGCCAGGTGTAGGCTCTTGGCAAGAGTACGAGCAGCCAAATGATAATGCGTACGCATTTTCCAAGAAATTCCCTGAACAAAAGAAACCAGGGACATTCGAAATTCCAGATATCGATGATGAGGAAGATATGAAATTGGACaacagttattattattattggttaCAAGATAAACCAAGTTTCAATATGGAACAGAGTAAACTTGTAAGGATGCCATGGAAAGTAACAAAAAGGATAAGGGAAGATGATGATCTTCTAGTTGGTGGCCAATACGCTGAACCTCCAGGAAGATATGTACCGAAATTTCAACCCAGTGCTCCAATGATTGATAACGATGACGATTTTTCACCTCCACGAAGAGTTAATCCTGATGCTGCCCAATCAGCTACTATATCTCCATATGTCAATTACAAACATAGTAACATGGCGTTCAGTccacaaaatttgaatgacgCATTTAGTATAGTAGAAAAATAG